A single window of Flagellimonas maritima DNA harbors:
- a CDS encoding UDP-2,3-diacylglucosamine diphosphatase has translation MKKRKIEVAVISDVHLGTYGCHADELITYLNSIQPKKLILNGDIIDIWQFNKRYFPPSHLKVLKNIIGMASKGTEVFYITGNHDEMLRKFSETSMGNIKIANKLILELDGKKAWIFHGDVFDVSIQNAKWLAKLGGYGYNILILINSFVNWCLAKMGRERYSLSKRIKNGVKGAIKYVNNFEKTAGDLAIENDYDYVICGHIHQPKKEYYENNSGSCLYLNSGDWVENLTALEYSFKRWRVYYYNHDKLSPFFVDEDLKEMDMNELIASITDKGAETEEILKSPILKKENDLNFLDDQSMAQD, from the coding sequence TTGAAAAAAAGAAAGATTGAAGTGGCCGTAATTTCAGATGTCCATTTAGGGACATACGGCTGCCATGCTGATGAACTTATCACTTACTTAAATAGCATTCAACCCAAAAAGCTTATCTTAAACGGTGATATTATCGATATCTGGCAATTTAACAAGCGATATTTTCCCCCTTCACATTTAAAGGTGCTCAAGAATATCATTGGCATGGCCTCAAAGGGCACCGAAGTTTTCTATATTACTGGTAATCATGATGAAATGCTCCGTAAGTTCAGTGAAACTTCAATGGGGAATATAAAGATTGCCAACAAGCTTATCCTTGAACTGGACGGTAAAAAAGCATGGATTTTTCATGGTGATGTGTTTGATGTATCCATACAAAATGCAAAATGGTTGGCAAAATTAGGTGGGTATGGTTATAACATACTTATTCTCATCAATAGTTTTGTGAACTGGTGTTTGGCTAAAATGGGAAGAGAGCGCTATTCTTTGTCCAAACGGATAAAAAATGGTGTAAAGGGCGCTATAAAATATGTCAATAATTTTGAGAAAACAGCGGGTGATCTAGCTATAGAAAACGATTATGATTATGTGATCTGCGGACACATACATCAGCCAAAAAAAGAGTATTATGAAAATAATAGCGGTAGTTGCCTTTACTTAAATTCCGGGGATTGGGTAGAAAACCTGACCGCTTTGGAATACTCTTTTAAACGTTGGAGGGTGTATTATTACAATCACGATAAATTGTCCCCTTTCTTTGTGGACGAAGATCTTAAGGAAATGGATATGAACGAACTAATAGCATCCATAACCGATAAAGGAGCTGAGACTGAAGAAATACTGAAAAGTCCGATTTTAAAAAAAGAAAATGATCTAAATTTCTTAGATGATCAAAGCATGGCGCAAGATTGA
- a CDS encoding FAD-binding and (Fe-S)-binding domain-containing protein gives MDKLLFSPLSQNLQGELLVDDLTKALYATDASVYRKLPKAIAYPKNIADLKILVAFANEHKISLIPRTAGTSLAGQCVGEGIIVDVSKHFTEIIHLDKEKKQIKVQPGVVRDELNQYLKPYGLFFGPNTSTSNRCMIGGMVGNNSSGTTSIQYGVTRDKVVSMNCILSDGSEVCFSDLDKKAFEAKTNEKSLEGEIYSLLHAELSNPKNKTNIDAEFPKASIHRRNTGYAVDELLNNNVFGTNGEDFNLCKLLSGSEGTLAFTTEITLQLDDLPPSLSAMVATHYRTLEDCLSDVAPVMQHNLHTCEMMDKVILDCTKNNRAQLANRFFVSGDPAGILMLEVKANSEEDLKKQLEGLLHTIEKSGLSYANPVLIGNQINKAIELRKAGLGLLGNMVGDRKAVACIEDTAVALEDLKEFIGEFTQIMKDYGQDAVYYAHAGAGELHLRPILNLKKSEDVALFRSITTDVAKLTKKYKGSFSGEHGDGIVRAEFIPLMIGKPNYELLKRIKSVFDPHNIFNPGKIVDAFPMDKSLRYEIDRKEPAIKTLMDFSDSEGILKAAEKCNGSGDCRKSHNMTGGMCPSYHATKNEKDTTRGRANALREFLTNSDKPNQFDQKELKEVFDLCLSCKACASECPSNVDVATLKAEFLYQYQEVNGYPMRSKLFAYNTKFNKMGSKFPSFTNTVYKSRIFGGLLKKTSGVATERNLPEVYHFNFKKYLKKKKQENTQILKRVALYIDEFTKYLDIEVGKDAIELLCKLGYDVQLFYVESGRTYLSKGFLREAKSLVKRNMVKLKKVLDQNIPIVGLEPSAVLSFRDEYKRLHNDKELLDNLASRTFLIEEFLALEIKKGVVDATSFTDETREVKIHNHCHQKALSDQKVTFDVLNLPKNYKVTIIPSGCCGMAGSFGYEKEHYDISMQVGELKLFPAVRKSSAETIIAANGTSCRHQIKDGTKRDAQHPVSILRHALII, from the coding sequence TTGGATAAATTACTTTTTAGCCCCCTCTCACAAAATCTACAGGGAGAATTATTGGTAGATGATTTAACTAAAGCATTATACGCAACTGATGCTTCCGTATACAGAAAACTGCCAAAAGCTATAGCTTATCCTAAAAATATAGCGGATTTAAAGATTCTGGTAGCCTTTGCCAATGAGCATAAAATCAGCTTAATTCCTCGTACGGCCGGAACTTCCTTGGCAGGGCAATGTGTTGGGGAAGGTATCATCGTGGACGTTTCCAAACACTTTACAGAAATTATCCATTTGGATAAAGAAAAAAAGCAAATTAAGGTTCAACCAGGGGTAGTGCGTGATGAACTCAACCAATACTTAAAACCTTACGGTCTTTTTTTTGGCCCCAATACATCGACCTCAAATCGGTGTATGATAGGGGGCATGGTCGGCAATAATTCCTCAGGTACTACATCTATTCAATATGGGGTAACCAGGGATAAGGTAGTATCGATGAACTGTATTTTATCCGATGGAAGTGAAGTCTGTTTTTCAGATTTGGACAAGAAAGCATTCGAAGCTAAAACCAATGAAAAATCACTTGAGGGCGAAATCTACTCGTTGCTTCATGCTGAACTATCAAACCCAAAAAACAAAACAAACATTGATGCGGAATTTCCAAAAGCAAGCATTCACCGAAGAAATACGGGTTATGCTGTAGATGAATTATTGAACAACAATGTTTTTGGAACCAACGGAGAAGATTTTAACCTATGCAAGTTGCTTTCTGGCAGTGAGGGAACTTTGGCATTTACTACAGAAATCACATTGCAATTGGATGACCTGCCACCTTCATTATCCGCTATGGTCGCTACGCACTACAGAACATTGGAGGACTGTCTGAGCGATGTGGCACCAGTGATGCAGCACAATTTGCATACCTGTGAAATGATGGATAAAGTAATCCTGGACTGCACAAAGAACAACAGGGCACAATTGGCCAATCGCTTTTTTGTAAGCGGTGACCCTGCAGGAATTTTAATGTTGGAAGTAAAGGCAAATTCTGAGGAAGACCTAAAAAAACAATTGGAAGGATTGTTACATACTATTGAAAAGTCGGGATTGAGCTATGCAAATCCTGTTTTGATCGGAAATCAAATCAATAAAGCAATTGAACTTCGCAAAGCGGGACTGGGATTGCTGGGCAACATGGTAGGTGATAGAAAAGCGGTGGCATGTATTGAAGATACGGCTGTTGCACTTGAAGATTTAAAGGAATTTATTGGTGAATTTACACAAATCATGAAAGACTATGGTCAAGATGCGGTTTATTATGCCCACGCCGGGGCAGGAGAGCTGCACTTGCGTCCTATTCTCAATTTAAAAAAGTCTGAAGATGTTGCACTGTTCCGCTCCATCACAACCGATGTTGCAAAACTTACCAAAAAGTATAAGGGTAGTTTCAGCGGTGAGCATGGTGATGGCATTGTTAGGGCAGAATTCATTCCATTGATGATCGGAAAGCCCAATTATGAATTGTTAAAACGGATAAAGTCCGTTTTTGACCCCCACAATATTTTTAACCCGGGGAAAATCGTGGATGCCTTTCCGATGGATAAATCCCTGCGATACGAAATCGATAGGAAAGAACCAGCCATCAAAACTTTGATGGATTTTTCGGATAGTGAGGGAATTTTAAAAGCTGCCGAAAAGTGTAACGGGAGCGGAGACTGCCGGAAAAGTCATAATATGACAGGAGGAATGTGCCCAAGCTATCATGCCACAAAAAACGAGAAAGATACTACTAGGGGCAGGGCAAATGCATTACGGGAGTTTTTGACAAATTCAGATAAACCGAATCAATTTGATCAAAAGGAGCTTAAGGAGGTATTTGATTTATGTCTCAGCTGCAAGGCATGTGCCAGCGAATGTCCCAGTAATGTAGATGTCGCTACTCTAAAGGCAGAATTTCTTTACCAATATCAAGAGGTGAACGGCTATCCAATGCGCAGCAAACTGTTTGCTTATAATACAAAATTCAATAAAATGGGCAGTAAATTCCCATCGTTTACCAATACTGTCTATAAGTCAAGAATATTTGGAGGTCTGCTGAAGAAAACATCCGGGGTAGCGACAGAACGGAACCTTCCTGAAGTTTATCATTTCAATTTTAAAAAATATCTGAAGAAAAAAAAACAAGAAAACACCCAGATTTTAAAAAGAGTAGCCCTTTATATTGATGAGTTCACTAAATATCTGGATATTGAAGTAGGTAAAGATGCCATTGAACTGTTGTGCAAACTTGGCTATGATGTACAACTATTTTATGTAGAAAGTGGAAGGACTTATTTATCCAAAGGATTTTTAAGGGAAGCCAAGTCCTTGGTAAAGAGAAATATGGTTAAGCTAAAAAAAGTTCTGGACCAGAACATTCCAATAGTTGGTTTGGAACCTTCTGCGGTTTTGTCCTTTAGGGACGAGTACAAAAGGTTGCATAACGACAAGGAACTCTTGGATAATTTGGCATCCCGTACTTTTTTAATTGAAGAGTTTTTGGCCTTGGAAATTAAAAAGGGTGTTGTTGATGCAACCAGTTTCACCGATGAAACAAGAGAGGTGAAAATCCATAACCATTGTCACCAAAAAGCACTATCAGACCAGAAAGTCACTTTTGATGTTCTCAATTTGCCAAAAAACTATAAAGTCACTATAATACCTTCTGGCTGCTGCGGCATGGCAGGTTCTTTTGGCTATGAAAAGGAACATTATGACATCAGTATGCAAGTAGGAGAGCTTAAACTATTTCCAGCTGTAAGAAAAAGTTCCGCAGAAACTATAATAGCGGCTAACGGAACAAGTTGTAGGCATCAAATAAAGGATGGAACGAAAAGGGATGCGCAACATCCAGTATCAATCTTGCGCCATGCTTTGATCATCTAA
- a CDS encoding TlpA disulfide reductase family protein, whose amino-acid sequence MKRVLTIITGILFLASCNSTPEGFTVNATVTGDLENGTKIYLKTTDSLNQLVDVDTTMVENGTFSFNGSQEKPMLHYIFVESNRGNIPFVLENGNIDVKFQKDSMNYAKLKGTPQNELFMNFLEESRTLSERARSMQNDMRNAAQQQDSATVTALREEYIEFQDEVKTFNVDFAKENPNALISVLIIGNLMMNKSISNEEVKTMYDGLTPEMKESLPGEQLKEQLEKQKTTDIGGVAPDFSAPTPDGNLLALSDVKGKLTLIDFWAAWCRPCRAENPNIVSVYNKYHDKGLNVIGVSLDARAEDWTKAIEDDGLAWNHISNLKRFQDPVAQLYNINAIPAAFLIDENGVIVGKDLRGPALEEKVAELLN is encoded by the coding sequence ATGAAGAGAGTACTGACAATCATTACAGGAATATTGTTTTTGGCATCGTGTAATTCCACACCGGAAGGTTTTACAGTAAATGCTACCGTGACAGGAGATTTAGAGAACGGCACCAAAATATACTTAAAAACGACGGACTCATTGAACCAGCTCGTGGATGTTGATACGACAATGGTGGAAAACGGAACGTTTAGCTTTAATGGCTCTCAGGAAAAGCCTATGCTTCACTATATTTTTGTTGAATCAAACAGGGGCAACATACCATTTGTTTTGGAAAACGGTAATATCGACGTAAAGTTTCAGAAAGATAGTATGAACTATGCCAAGCTCAAGGGAACTCCCCAAAATGAGTTGTTCATGAATTTTTTGGAAGAATCCAGAACGCTCTCAGAACGTGCCAGGTCCATGCAAAATGATATGCGTAACGCTGCCCAGCAACAAGATAGTGCAACGGTTACCGCTCTTAGAGAAGAATATATAGAGTTTCAAGATGAGGTTAAGACATTTAATGTCGATTTTGCCAAAGAAAATCCCAATGCTTTAATATCCGTGCTGATCATTGGCAATTTGATGATGAACAAGAGTATTTCAAATGAAGAAGTCAAAACTATGTACGATGGGCTTACTCCAGAAATGAAAGAATCCTTACCGGGCGAACAGTTAAAAGAACAATTGGAAAAACAAAAGACTACCGATATTGGCGGTGTTGCACCGGATTTCTCAGCACCCACCCCTGATGGGAATCTATTGGCATTGAGTGACGTAAAAGGCAAATTGACACTAATTGACTTTTGGGCAGCATGGTGCAGACCCTGTAGGGCTGAAAATCCCAATATTGTCTCTGTTTACAATAAGTATCATGACAAGGGATTGAATGTAATCGGCGTTTCGTTGGATGCACGTGCCGAGGATTGGACCAAGGCCATTGAAGATGATGGATTGGCATGGAACCATATTTCCAATCTAAAAAGATTTCAAGACCCTGTTGCGCAACTCTATAACATTAATGCAATACCCGCAGCCTTTCTAATAGATGAAAATGGTGTTATTGTAGGAAAGGATTTAAGGGGTCCTGCCTTAGAGGAAAAAGTTGCTGAATTGCTCAACTAG
- a CDS encoding rhomboid family intramembrane serine protease: MYNLHAATIAIIAANILVSLRGFSDPVFFDRYKFSIGGVKAGQRERTVTSGFLHVDISHLFFNMFTLYFFANVVINWFGAGKFLIIYFVSLIGGSLLALFFHKDEPFYSAVGASGAVTGVLYAAILLNPNMQLGIMFIPIPLPAYVLGIGYLLYSIYGMKSRLGNIGHTAHFGGAIGGYAVTLLFKPELFVTDTFIVVLLAVPILILFILEKMGKI, from the coding sequence ATGTACAATTTGCACGCTGCTACTATCGCCATAATTGCAGCGAATATACTTGTGTCGCTTAGGGGCTTTAGCGATCCTGTTTTTTTTGATCGCTATAAGTTCAGCATAGGTGGGGTAAAAGCTGGACAAAGGGAGCGAACGGTAACTTCGGGCTTTCTACATGTCGATATATCGCACCTTTTCTTCAACATGTTCACGCTATATTTTTTTGCCAATGTAGTGATCAACTGGTTTGGTGCGGGTAAATTTTTGATTATTTATTTTGTCAGCTTGATAGGAGGGAGTCTCTTGGCGCTTTTTTTCCACAAAGACGAACCATTTTATAGTGCCGTAGGTGCGAGTGGAGCGGTAACGGGAGTTTTATATGCTGCAATTTTATTGAACCCCAATATGCAACTTGGTATTATGTTCATTCCAATACCGCTTCCTGCATATGTATTGGGTATTGGTTACTTGCTATATTCAATTTATGGGATGAAGAGCAGGCTGGGGAATATTGGGCATACTGCCCACTTTGGAGGTGCAATAGGTGGTTATGCCGTTACACTTCTTTTTAAACCGGAACTTTTTGTGACCGATACTTTTATAGTTGTGCTTTTGGCAGTTCCTATATTGATTTTATTCATTTTGGAAAAGATGGGAAAGATTTAA
- a CDS encoding lysophospholipid acyltransferase family protein produces MQLVVFILVYPLLWLISRLPFKVLYVISDMVYQLLYHVIGYRKKVVRNNLALVFPEKSDDERLHIEKEFFKHLCDIFLEMIKTLGISDKQMKKRYVFDNIEVFKELERNGKNIMIMMPHYASWEWVFSLNSYVQSKAYAIYQTIQNKYFDKLVRDIRSKYGTTLIRTNGSRKIIEDAKKRHELITVGIISDQSPMVIKAKHWATFMDILVPIHVGGEELCKTHDIVPVYLKVKKMSRGHYQGTFKVLTENPKSVENYKISEAFIRETEKSIREAPEYYFWTHKRWKHRGNAPKEFQSKTTTSTS; encoded by the coding sequence ATGCAATTAGTTGTTTTTATCCTTGTTTATCCACTCTTGTGGTTAATTTCCAGACTACCTTTCAAAGTACTTTATGTAATATCCGACATGGTATATCAACTGTTGTACCATGTGATTGGCTATCGTAAAAAAGTGGTCCGTAATAATTTGGCATTGGTGTTTCCCGAAAAATCGGATGATGAACGATTGCACATAGAGAAGGAATTCTTCAAACATCTTTGCGACATTTTCTTGGAAATGATAAAAACATTGGGGATTAGCGACAAACAGATGAAAAAAAGATATGTTTTCGACAATATCGAAGTGTTCAAGGAGCTGGAACGAAATGGAAAAAACATAATGATAATGATGCCCCATTACGCAAGTTGGGAGTGGGTGTTCTCATTAAATTCTTACGTACAATCAAAAGCATATGCAATTTACCAAACCATCCAGAATAAATATTTTGACAAATTAGTACGGGATATTCGCAGTAAATACGGCACTACGCTTATAAGAACCAATGGAAGCCGCAAAATAATAGAAGATGCAAAGAAAAGACATGAATTGATAACTGTGGGGATAATTAGTGATCAATCTCCCATGGTCATCAAAGCGAAGCATTGGGCAACTTTTATGGATATTCTGGTTCCCATTCATGTGGGCGGGGAGGAACTTTGCAAAACACATGATATTGTACCTGTATATTTGAAAGTGAAGAAAATGTCCCGTGGTCATTATCAAGGTACTTTTAAAGTATTGACCGAAAATCCAAAAAGCGTAGAAAATTATAAAATCTCTGAAGCGTTTATCCGAGAAACGGAAAAATCAATACGGGAAGCCCCGGAATATTATTTCTGGACACACAAGCGTTGGAAACATAGAGGAAATGCGCCGAAAGAATTCCAGTCCAAAACAACAACCAGCACAAGCTAA
- a CDS encoding YybH family protein — protein sequence MKYSFILCFLLITGFLSGQNNPKNISEELLESIKTDIWIPFMESYAYLDSEKIKSIHSDDIIRITLDQNTIETGKDYLENFGGFIENIKQQGGGLSIAFAIVSTAVNEGGDIAYQTGYYRFSSKQKDGNELTVKGYGEFNVTIKKEEGSWKLTLDSDKRIKITDDEFNDQQIIYQLK from the coding sequence ATGAAATATTCATTCATACTCTGCTTCCTTCTCATCACGGGATTTTTGAGCGGTCAAAATAACCCAAAAAACATATCAGAAGAACTTCTTGAATCGATTAAAACAGATATTTGGATTCCGTTTATGGAATCGTATGCTTATCTGGATTCAGAAAAAATAAAATCCATCCACTCTGATGATATCATAAGAATTACATTAGACCAAAATACAATTGAAACTGGCAAAGATTACCTGGAAAATTTTGGTGGTTTTATAGAAAACATAAAACAACAAGGCGGAGGTTTAAGCATAGCTTTCGCCATTGTATCTACGGCTGTCAATGAAGGCGGAGATATTGCTTATCAAACAGGTTATTATCGTTTCAGTTCAAAACAAAAAGATGGGAACGAATTAACTGTGAAAGGTTATGGTGAATTTAATGTAACTATAAAGAAAGAAGAGGGTTCTTGGAAACTAACATTGGATTCTGATAAAAGAATCAAAATTACTGATGACGAATTTAATGATCAACAGATAATTTATCAATTGAAGTAG
- the glmM gene encoding phosphoglucosamine mutase: MTLIKSISGIRGTIGGATNENLTPIDAVKFAAAYGTWLKDYSGKDKLTVVIGRDARLSGEMIQNLVVSTLVGLGIDIIDLGLSTTPTVEIAVPLENADGGIILTASHNPKQWNALKLLNEKGEFLDAEQGAIILKLAEKEDFDFAEVDDLGEVIKNDSYIDVHIDEVLNLPLIDKEVIKKAGFKVVVDGVNSTGGIAIPKLLEELGVEVVKLYCDPTGHFPHNPEPLKEHLGDICKLVVKENADFGIVVDPDVDRLAFISDDGEMFGEEYTLVACADYVLGKTKGNTVSNLSSSRALRDITEKHGGTYKAAAVGEVNVVTKMKATNAIIGGEGNGGIIYPESHYGRDSLVGTALFLMLMAEKGGTVAELRASYPSYFMSKKKIQLTPDLDVDALLTAMHDKYKNEEVSIIDGVKIDFAENWVHLRKSNTEPIIRVYTEAKSQEKADALADKIIEEIKEIAGLD, encoded by the coding sequence ATGACCTTAATTAAATCAATCTCTGGAATACGTGGAACCATAGGTGGTGCTACAAATGAAAATCTTACTCCAATTGATGCGGTGAAATTTGCTGCTGCGTATGGAACATGGCTAAAGGATTATTCGGGAAAGGACAAATTGACCGTAGTTATTGGTCGTGATGCCCGATTATCCGGAGAAATGATTCAGAATTTGGTAGTTTCGACTTTGGTCGGACTTGGTATCGATATAATCGATTTGGGATTGTCCACTACGCCCACCGTTGAGATTGCCGTTCCCTTGGAAAATGCTGATGGCGGAATTATATTGACAGCCAGTCATAACCCCAAACAATGGAATGCGCTAAAATTATTGAATGAAAAAGGAGAGTTTTTAGATGCAGAACAAGGAGCTATCATTTTAAAACTCGCAGAAAAAGAGGATTTTGATTTTGCAGAAGTTGATGATTTGGGAGAAGTTATAAAAAATGATTCTTACATTGATGTCCATATCGATGAAGTGTTAAACCTTCCTTTGATTGACAAGGAAGTTATCAAAAAAGCAGGTTTTAAAGTTGTTGTTGACGGTGTAAATTCCACTGGCGGGATTGCCATTCCAAAACTTTTGGAAGAATTGGGCGTAGAGGTGGTCAAGCTTTACTGTGATCCAACGGGACATTTTCCACATAATCCAGAACCACTAAAAGAGCATCTGGGCGATATCTGCAAATTGGTCGTAAAAGAAAATGCAGATTTTGGTATAGTGGTAGACCCGGATGTAGACCGATTGGCTTTTATAAGCGACGATGGAGAAATGTTTGGTGAGGAGTATACTTTGGTTGCTTGTGCCGACTATGTTTTGGGAAAGACAAAGGGGAATACCGTTTCCAATTTATCCTCTTCCAGGGCATTACGGGATATCACTGAAAAACATGGAGGAACCTACAAAGCAGCAGCTGTAGGCGAGGTGAATGTGGTCACTAAAATGAAAGCCACAAATGCCATAATAGGAGGGGAGGGCAATGGAGGAATCATTTATCCCGAAAGTCACTATGGTAGAGATTCTTTGGTAGGTACTGCTTTGTTTTTAATGCTCATGGCAGAAAAAGGAGGAACGGTCGCTGAACTTAGAGCGAGCTACCCAAGCTATTTTATGAGTAAAAAGAAAATACAATTGACCCCCGATTTGGATGTTGATGCGTTATTGACCGCAATGCACGATAAGTATAAAAATGAAGAAGTATCTATTATTGATGGTGTAAAAATAGATTTTGCCGAAAATTGGGTGCATCTCCGAAAATCCAATACAGAGCCCATAATTCGGGTTTATACAGAAGCAAAATCACAGGAAAAGGCGGACGCCCTTGCGGATAAAATTATTGAAGAAATTAAGGAAATAGCAGGTCTTGACTAA
- a CDS encoding ACP phosphodiesterase — translation MNFLAHIYLSFGDDEITLGNFFADHIKGNKYKHFPERIQKGILLHREIDTFTDSHPIAKQSSKRLHKNYSHYSRVIVDIFYDHFLAKNWSAYSKVALSSFVENFYDLLQKNYAVLPLPTQRIMPYMISGNWLLSYANLDGISKVLNGMNRRTKNKSRMNHAILDLEEHYEAFENEFTQFFEELIIFSHEKYNFLCEN, via the coding sequence ATGAATTTTCTAGCACACATATACCTTTCCTTTGGTGATGATGAAATCACTTTGGGCAATTTTTTTGCCGATCATATCAAAGGAAATAAGTACAAACACTTTCCTGAAAGAATTCAAAAGGGCATTTTATTACATCGGGAGATAGATACGTTTACAGACTCACACCCTATTGCAAAACAAAGTAGCAAACGTCTCCACAAAAACTATAGTCATTACAGCAGGGTAATCGTAGACATATTCTATGATCATTTTTTGGCCAAAAACTGGTCGGCCTATTCAAAAGTTGCGTTGTCGAGTTTCGTAGAGAATTTTTATGATTTATTACAGAAAAACTATGCTGTATTGCCCTTACCGACCCAGCGCATTATGCCCTATATGATTTCAGGGAACTGGTTGTTGAGCTATGCCAATTTGGATGGTATTTCAAAAGTTTTGAATGGCATGAACAGGAGGACCAAAAATAAATCAAGAATGAACCATGCCATTTTGGATCTTGAAGAACACTACGAAGCTTTCGAAAACGAGTTTACCCAATTTTTTGAAGAATTGATTATCTTTTCCCACGAAAAATATAATTTCCTATGCGAAAATTAA
- the ggt gene encoding gamma-glutamyltransferase, whose amino-acid sequence MRKLILLLPFLLLLNCKEQPALPTGLVTENAMVVSARVEASQIGSAILEKGGNAFDAMVAIEMALAVAYPFAGNLGGGGFMVYRKNNGDVGGIDYREKAPLSAHKDMYLDSLGNVVPDLSTKGATASGVPGTVAGVMEVYKKFGSLPLADLLSPAIKLAQRGVLVTEKQAKRLESYRENFIEVNGDSTKFAALFKQGDTIKYPALAKTLQKILEKGKDGFYKGEVAEKLAAFMQEKGGYITEEDLAKYEAKWRQPIIFNYKDLRIISMSPPSSGGVTINQILKMMEPYEVSDYGHNSAKTIQLFTEASRRAYADRNYYLGDPDFVDIPLDVILSDSYLKDRMQNFSFDKATLSSDVERGNVEIVESMETTHYSIVDSNGNAISATITLNGGYGSKLYVEELGFFMNNEMDDFSSKPGVPNMFGLIGADANSIAAEKRMLSSMTPTIVEKDGKLYMVVGTPGGSTIITAVTQTILNVYEFNLSMQDAVNAPRFHHQWLPDVVIFEPEGFSTTLKDELKSKGYIINEERTPIIGKVDAIRVLSDGRLEGGADKRGDDTAVGF is encoded by the coding sequence ATGCGAAAATTAATACTCCTGCTCCCATTTCTCTTACTATTAAACTGCAAAGAGCAACCTGCCCTCCCTACAGGTCTGGTCACTGAAAATGCGATGGTGGTCTCCGCTCGCGTAGAAGCCTCACAAATAGGATCAGCTATTTTAGAAAAAGGAGGTAATGCTTTTGACGCAATGGTCGCAATTGAAATGGCACTAGCTGTAGCTTATCCATTTGCCGGGAATTTAGGTGGTGGTGGTTTTATGGTCTACCGCAAAAACAATGGTGACGTAGGGGGAATAGATTACCGTGAAAAGGCACCGCTATCAGCGCACAAGGATATGTATTTGGACTCTCTTGGCAACGTTGTTCCGGATTTGAGCACAAAGGGTGCCACTGCATCCGGTGTGCCGGGAACCGTTGCAGGGGTAATGGAAGTGTATAAAAAGTTTGGTTCGTTACCACTTGCCGACCTTCTTTCTCCTGCAATAAAACTTGCCCAACGTGGTGTATTGGTTACAGAAAAGCAGGCGAAACGACTGGAGAGCTATAGAGAAAATTTTATTGAGGTAAACGGTGACAGCACAAAATTTGCTGCCCTGTTCAAGCAAGGGGATACCATTAAATATCCTGCTTTGGCAAAAACCCTTCAAAAAATTCTTGAGAAAGGAAAAGACGGATTCTACAAAGGTGAGGTTGCTGAAAAGTTGGCAGCTTTCATGCAAGAAAAAGGGGGATACATCACCGAGGAAGATTTGGCAAAATACGAAGCTAAATGGAGACAACCGATTATCTTTAATTATAAGGACCTTCGCATTATCTCCATGAGCCCACCTAGCAGCGGAGGTGTTACCATAAATCAAATTCTTAAAATGATGGAACCTTATGAGGTTTCTGATTATGGTCATAATTCTGCCAAGACCATCCAACTTTTTACAGAAGCCTCCCGCCGAGCGTATGCCGACAGAAATTATTATTTGGGCGACCCGGATTTTGTGGATATTCCCTTGGACGTTATTCTTAGCGATAGTTATTTAAAAGATCGAATGCAGAACTTTTCATTCGACAAGGCCACCTTATCTTCAGATGTGGAACGTGGAAATGTAGAGATTGTAGAAAGTATGGAAACTACCCATTATTCGATTGTTGACAGTAATGGAAATGCAATTTCTGCTACCATAACCCTTAACGGAGGCTACGGTTCTAAATTATATGTTGAAGAACTGGGCTTTTTTATGAACAATGAAATGGACGACTTCAGTTCCAAACCTGGAGTGCCCAATATGTTCGGCCTTATTGGGGCCGATGCCAACAGCATAGCGGCAGAAAAAAGAATGCTCAGCAGTATGACGCCAACCATAGTAGAAAAAGATGGAAAACTCTATATGGTCGTTGGTACCCCTGGCGGTTCAACTATAATAACCGCAGTGACCCAAACTATCCTGAATGTCTATGAATTCAATCTGAGTATGCAAGACGCCGTAAATGCCCCTCGGTTTCACCACCAATGGTTACCCGATGTTGTAATTTTTGAGCCCGAAGGTTTTTCAACAACTTTGAAAGATGAACTAAAGTCCAAAGGCTATATCATCAATGAAGAGCGGACCCCAATAATTGGAAAAGTAGATGCAATTCGAGTATTGTCCGATGGAAGATTGGAAGGTGGTGCAGATAAAAGAGGTGATGATACCGCGGTAGGGTTTTAA